GTTGGACGAAAGCGTACAGTTTGAATTCTACCAGCGCCGCGCAAACAGCCGATTTTCTGATCTATTCGTCACTGACCACCGTGGCGCATCGTCCAGGTGAAAATTTTTCTTATACCAATAATTGGCCGTATGAACCTTCTGTGGGGAATGTGCCCACGACTGGAACCTTTACCTGGACATGGGTTTCCTTTTGTTTCATATTTTTTGGGTTTGGCGCTATTTTATTTATTTTTCATCGTTATTTTAGTGAAAGCGATCACACATCGGCATCTGCCTTTTTCACTGACTATCAGCCGTTAACGACTAGTCAAAAGAAAGTGTGGCGTTATTTTTTGTTAGTCGCCTTAGTACTTTTAGTACAAATCGGTGTAGGGGCTATTCTTGCTCATTATTATTCAGAGCGCGCTGATTTTTATGGCATTAATTTAGCGACAATTTTGCCGTTTAATTTCTTGCGTGATATTCATATTCAAACGCCTATCGTCTGGATAGGACTTTCTTGGATAGCATCCGCTTTATTTTTGGCACCTATCATCAGTGGCAGTGAAGCAAAAGGACAAGGATTATTAGTCGATGTTTTATTTTGGGTAACCTTACTGATTGTTGCCGGTGCCATTATCGGTGACTATTTAGGCATTATGAATATTATTCAAACCAAATGGTTTTGGTTTGGTAATCAAGGTCTATCCTATATTCAATTAGGTCGGGCTTGGCAAATTGGATTTGCGATTGGTCTTGTATTATGGAGTGTAATGATTTTCAGAAGTTTATGGCCGAGTTTAACCCGCTTAAAAAAAGCGACCTACGAATTTTGGACAGGGAAAATTCATTTAGAGCATTTATTTTGGGCCAGTACGATTAATATCGCGGTGCTTTATTGGTTTGGCATGATCCCACTGACAGGTGTTGAGAAATCTTTCACGATTACAGATTTTTGGCGTTGGTGGGTGGTGCATTTGTGGGTAGAGCAATCCTTTGAATTTTTTGCGGTAACGGTGATCGCTTATTTGCTCATGGGTGTGGGCTTAGTTTCACGCCGATTAGCAGAACGCACCGTATTTTTAGAAATTATTCTTATTTTCTTAGGTGGTGTATTAGGTACTGGTCATCATTGGTATTGGGTGGGCGAACCCGCGATGTGGTTAGCATTAGGCAGTGTGTTTTCCTTTATTGAGGTATTGCCATTGCTACTGTTAATTATCGAAGCGACTACCCAACATAGCTTAATTAAAAACCTAGAAAAATTTCCATACCGTTTAGCTTACTTATACATTATCGGCTCTGCATTTTGGAATTTTGTCGGTGCTGGCGTATTTGGTGGTGGCACCATTAATGCTCCTTTAATTAATTATTACGAACATGCAACCTTTTTAACCTTAAATCACGCGCATACCGCTTTATTTGGTGCGTTTGGATTGTTGGCATTAGGCATGATTTATTTCTGTTTACGTTACGCCGCGGGTGACAATAATACGTGGAGTGATCGTCTCGGTCTATGGGCATTTTGGTGTTACAACATTGGATTAGTGTTATGGATTTTACTGAATTTCTTTCCTATTGGCTGGCTACAATTAAATGCGGTCTATGAACATGGATTAGCGTATGCCAGAAGTTTAGCTTTTTATAATACGACCTTGTTATGGCAATGGTTACGCTTACCTGGTGATGTGGTATTTGCCGCCGGCGCATTACTCATGGGTTACGATTTTATTATTAAATTAAAACCGTTTTTAACACAGCGAGGTATTGAGCATGGAAACTGAAACCGTATCATTCAACAATGAAACATACTCATGTAACGAATGCTGTAAATTGGCACCAACACCGAACGCCTATACTTTTGAAATGGCGGATTACGTATTACATTTTTGTGGCTTAGACTGCTATGAACAATGGTTAAAGAAAGACCTTGTTGTAAACGATGATTACCCACCTGTACTTGATAAAACCGTAGGCAATTTAGTCAAAGAACATCCTGCCTTAGCCAAAGTATTTGAAGCCTTATCAATTGATTACTGTTGTGGCGGAAACGTGACATTAAAGGAGATCTGCACTCGACACAATCTACTGCCCTCAACGGTGATAAAGCAGATATTCAGCGTACTGCATGAAAATAAAGAATCTTCAGAACAACGCTTAGATGAATTATCTACCTCTGAACTTATCCAGCACATTCTGGATAAACATCATAATTATCTTCACACGGCGTTGCCTCGTTTAAAAATATTAATGGATAAAGTAGTTAAAGCACATAGCAAAAATCATCCAGAATTATTACCCATGAACGATCTTTATACCGCATTTTACCGTGAAATGGAGCAACATTTGCTGTTAGAGGAGAATACCGTTTTCCCTCAATTGCTTAAAATCGGATCTACAAATCATAGTAACGAATTTACTGAGGTCGAAATAAAAAAATATATCAATGAGCTTAAGGAAGAGCATCAAAAGGCAGGGGATGATTTAAAAAGCTTAAGACAATTAAGTCATTATTATTTACTACCAAAAGATGCTTGTAACACTTATCGAGCACTGTTAAGTGGATTGGCTGAGATGGAAAAGGACATATTTCAACATGTGCATTTAGAAAATAACATTCTTTTACCGCGTATCATTAATATGATCCAAAGTACTCACGCATAA
This is a stretch of genomic DNA from Legionellales bacterium. It encodes these proteins:
- a CDS encoding cbb3-type cytochrome c oxidase subunit I gives rise to the protein MNKALNINEALKVDYSPDKITTILKWLLLIVALACFGALIWGTYITYQQAPPLPNSFNTPSNKIILSKENIVAGKSGFQRADLMDYGSLYGMGSYFGEDYTAKYLVKLGQLTQDELAKEQFKQLFSVLSKEQQYVIQQQMQQILQTVKLNTSVAVIPTALANAITTLRAQIIQELLTNNFAAGWTKAYSLNSTSAAQTADFLIYSSLTTVAHRPGENFSYTNNWPYEPSVGNVPTTGTFTWTWVSFCFIFFGFGAILFIFHRYFSESDHTSASAFFTDYQPLTTSQKKVWRYFLLVALVLLVQIGVGAILAHYYSERADFYGINLATILPFNFLRDIHIQTPIVWIGLSWIASALFLAPIISGSEAKGQGLLVDVLFWVTLLIVAGAIIGDYLGIMNIIQTKWFWFGNQGLSYIQLGRAWQIGFAIGLVLWSVMIFRSLWPSLTRLKKATYEFWTGKIHLEHLFWASTINIAVLYWFGMIPLTGVEKSFTITDFWRWWVVHLWVEQSFEFFAVTVIAYLLMGVGLVSRRLAERTVFLEIILIFLGGVLGTGHHWYWVGEPAMWLALGSVFSFIEVLPLLLLIIEATTQHSLIKNLEKFPYRLAYLYIIGSAFWNFVGAGVFGGGTINAPLINYYEHATFLTLNHAHTALFGAFGLLALGMIYFCLRYAAGDNNTWSDRLGLWAFWCYNIGLVLWILLNFFPIGWLQLNAVYEHGLAYARSLAFYNTTLLWQWLRLPGDVVFAAGALLMGYDFIIKLKPFLTQRGIEHGN
- the ric gene encoding iron-sulfur cluster repair di-iron protein, coding for METETVSFNNETYSCNECCKLAPTPNAYTFEMADYVLHFCGLDCYEQWLKKDLVVNDDYPPVLDKTVGNLVKEHPALAKVFEALSIDYCCGGNVTLKEICTRHNLLPSTVIKQIFSVLHENKESSEQRLDELSTSELIQHILDKHHNYLHTALPRLKILMDKVVKAHSKNHPELLPMNDLYTAFYREMEQHLLLEENTVFPQLLKIGSTNHSNEFTEVEIKKYINELKEEHQKAGDDLKSLRQLSHYYLLPKDACNTYRALLSGLAEMEKDIFQHVHLENNILLPRIINMIQSTHA